Sequence from the Thermococcus sp. CX2 genome:
CCTTGCCTGAGGCTTGTGATGAGGGAGTGACGGACTGACCGTTGACCTTATTTTTATGGCAGTTTAATTAGGAGGCCCGAATAAAATTGGAAAACCTAATAAAGTTTGGCGGAAATTCTATGCACGGTAACGTTTAAGTATTGTGTGCATATGCACAAAAATAGGTGATACGATGAGGGATGTCTATAAGCCCATCTGGGTTAGCATCGTCGGCAACGTCCTGTTAGCGCTCATCAAAATCATCGTGGGTCTCTGGTACTCTAGTATAGCACTTATATCGGACGGCGTTCACTCGCTCTCGGACGTTGTGACGAGCGTCATCGGCTACTTCGGCATAAGGATATCCTCAAAGCCACCGGACGAGAGTCACCCCTTTGGTCATTCCCGCTTTGAACCCTTGGTGGCGTTTCTCATCGGTGAAGGCCTTGTTATAGTTGCCTATGAGATTGGTAGAGAGGCTTTTTTTAGAATGCTTTACGGAAGCATTGTGGAGGTAAATTCCATTATGCTTGCCATCACGATTCTTTCAATCCTTGCGAAGGAGGCCATGGCGCGCTATTCCCTCCACGTCGGCAAGAAGCTCAACAGCCAGATTTTAATAGCCGATGCCTACCACCACAGGAGCGACGCACTGAGCAGCATCGCAGTCTTCATTGGACTGGGAACTCAAAAGCTGGGCTTCGAATATGGTGATGCCCTGGCTGGTCTGGTGGTTGCGGCTTTCCTGGTTAAGGTTTCCTTTGATATCCTTCTTGAGAATATCGGCTATCTCACCGGTCAGGCGCCCCCCTTCGAGCTCTGCGAAGAGATAAAGCGCAGAGCGCTGAGCGTTCCTAACGTCCTTGGTGTTCACGATTTGAGGGCCCATTACGTTGGGAACAGGCTCCACGTCGAGCTGCACATAGAAGTCCCGCCCGAGCTGACACTAAAGGAAGCCCACGACATAAGTGAAGAGGTGAAGAGGCGCATAGAGGAGATAAAGGATGTGGATAGGGTCTTCGTGCATGTTGATATCAAAGGGGTTACGGAGTGAGTATTTCCCCTAAATCCTTCAAGAACTCCTCTAGGTACTCCCTCCTGACGTGGGGCATCATGACTATTCTTATGTAGCCGCGGTGGGCGCTGATTCCCCAGCCACGTCTCTTCAGCTCCTTCTCGACCTCTTCGAGGTTCTTCGTTCCGAAGGAGACTATGTTGAGCATAGGCTCCCTTATCAGGTAAACCCCCGGTATCTTCTTTATCTCGGCCGCGAACCACCTGCTCAGCTCCATCGCGCGCTTCACTACCTCCTTGTATCCCTCAAAGCCGAGGTGCTTTATCAGGGCCCACACTGCCAAAGCGCTCGCCCCTGGCCGTGTTCCCGTTATCGTCGCCTGCCACACCTTTCCCCCAGCCAGATAGGGCGCGGGCACGCTTATCGCCTCTAGGAACTTCTTTTTTCTGAAGATTATTCCACCAGCGGGAATCGGGGCCATCCCCATCTTGTGGGGATCTATGGTTATGCTCTGAACGCCTTTAAGCCTGAAGTCGAAGTCGGGGAGATCGTAACCCAGGGCCTTGGCGAAGGGAATCACGAAGCCGCCAAAGGCTGCATCAACGTGGAGGGGGATT
This genomic interval carries:
- a CDS encoding cation diffusion facilitator family transporter, which encodes MRDVYKPIWVSIVGNVLLALIKIIVGLWYSSIALISDGVHSLSDVVTSVIGYFGIRISSKPPDESHPFGHSRFEPLVAFLIGEGLVIVAYEIGREAFFRMLYGSIVEVNSIMLAITILSILAKEAMARYSLHVGKKLNSQILIADAYHHRSDALSSIAVFIGLGTQKLGFEYGDALAGLVVAAFLVKVSFDILLENIGYLTGQAPPFELCEEIKRRALSVPNVLGVHDLRAHYVGNRLHVELHIEVPPELTLKEAHDISEEVKRRIEEIKDVDRVFVHVDIKGVTE
- the mfnA gene encoding tyrosine decarboxylase MfnA — its product is MFPKIGASEEEVLAELEKKTAKDLTFGSGRILGSMCTYPHPFAQKIVMKYIDRNLGDPGLHVGSQKIEEEAVEMLSSLLGLEKGYGNIVSGGTEANILAVRAFRNLADVEKPELILPRSAHFSFLKASEMLGVKLVWAELKDDYSVDVKDVEAKITEGTIGIVGIAGTTGLGVVDDIPALSDLALDYGIPLHVDAAFGGFVIPFAKALGYDLPDFDFRLKGVQSITIDPHKMGMAPIPAGGIIFRKKKFLEAISVPAPYLAGGKVWQATITGTRPGASALAVWALIKHLGFEGYKEVVKRAMELSRWFAAEIKKIPGVYLIREPMLNIVSFGTKNLEEVEKELKRRGWGISAHRGYIRIVMMPHVRREYLEEFLKDLGEILTP